The proteins below are encoded in one region of Candidatus Thiodiazotropha sp. LNASS1:
- the amrS gene encoding AmmeMemoRadiSam system radical SAM enzyme — protein sequence MKTHFPTKYWHSVDDKRIQCDLCPRYCRIKEGKQGFCYVRENQRGAVVLNTYGRSSGFCIDPIEKKPLNHFLPGTPVFSFGTAGCNLACKFCQNWDISKSREMDTLADEASPEAIAQTARRLGCRSVAYTYNDPVIFHEYAIDVAKACAEYDIKSVAVTAGYVCAEPRAEFYRYMDAANVDLKSFNETFYHKLTGAHLEPVLETLKYLRHETDVWVEITTLLIPGENDSDQELNDLSQWVVENLGPEIPLHFTAFHPDWRMRDYPPTPHATLSRARRIAIDNGAHYAYVGNVHDSRESSTWCHHCGKLLIQRDWYELGEWHLDDHGCCVHCGSRLAGLFDSTPGVWGSRRQAVRMNY from the coding sequence ATGAAGACCCATTTCCCCACCAAGTATTGGCACAGTGTTGATGATAAGCGGATTCAATGTGATCTCTGCCCACGCTATTGCCGTATAAAAGAGGGGAAGCAGGGATTTTGCTACGTCAGAGAAAATCAACGGGGTGCCGTGGTGCTGAATACCTATGGTCGCTCGAGCGGATTCTGCATCGATCCCATTGAGAAAAAGCCCCTCAATCACTTTTTACCAGGCACCCCCGTTTTTTCTTTCGGCACAGCCGGTTGCAATCTGGCCTGTAAATTTTGTCAAAACTGGGATATCAGCAAATCCCGGGAGATGGATACCCTGGCGGATGAGGCCTCGCCCGAAGCGATAGCGCAAACAGCCCGGCGGCTGGGATGCAGGAGTGTCGCCTACACCTACAATGATCCGGTTATTTTCCACGAATACGCCATCGATGTGGCAAAGGCCTGCGCCGAATATGATATCAAGTCGGTGGCTGTGACGGCAGGCTATGTATGCGCCGAACCGAGAGCAGAGTTCTATCGTTATATGGACGCCGCAAACGTGGATTTGAAGTCTTTCAACGAGACCTTCTACCATAAATTGACGGGCGCTCACCTGGAACCGGTTCTCGAGACCTTGAAATATCTTAGGCACGAGACCGATGTATGGGTTGAAATAACCACCCTGTTGATACCTGGAGAGAATGATTCAGATCAGGAATTGAACGATCTGAGTCAATGGGTGGTGGAAAACCTGGGGCCTGAGATACCGCTCCATTTCACAGCCTTCCATCCCGATTGGAGGATGAGAGACTATCCTCCCACCCCCCATGCCACCCTCAGCAGGGCGCGTAGGATCGCTATCGATAATGGGGCGCACTATGCCTATGTGGGTAACGTTCACGATAGCCGCGAGTCGAGCACCTGGTGCCACCATTGCGGGAAACTGTTGATTCAGAGGGATTGGTATGAACTGGGAGAATGGCATCTCGATGATCATGGCTGTTGTGTTCATTGCGGCAGCCGATTGGCGGGGCTGTTTGATTCGACCCCAGGTGTGTGGGGAAGTCGGCGGCAGGCAGTGAGGATGAACTATTGA
- a CDS encoding DNA-primase RepB domain-containing protein, which yields MKRRYRRDPCLSHVAHWIASQGRRYPPDKGQAMRFLERLDSAAGFFSFRTFSDTEYSRSPGYDPLEKAVHGTLDACWDRLVTLNRQGAVVSVTINRTNGVGRGLTDIHQVRALFVDDDTGGDPGRFPLKPHIQVETSPGHHHFYWLVQGLPLRHFSSYQQRLAKEYQGDTRVQVLNQSMQLPGFWRRKSITEPRLPVVLAISGHDPYRYCELGSLIMTD from the coding sequence GTGAAGCGTCGATACAGGCGGGACCCTTGTCTCTCCCACGTTGCTCACTGGATAGCATCCCAAGGGCGTCGATATCCGCCCGATAAGGGCCAGGCGATGCGTTTTCTCGAGCGATTGGATTCCGCGGCCGGCTTTTTCTCATTTCGGACCTTTTCTGATACCGAATACAGCCGTTCGCCCGGGTATGATCCCTTGGAAAAAGCGGTCCACGGCACCCTTGACGCATGCTGGGATCGACTTGTGACACTAAACCGTCAAGGGGCGGTAGTCTCTGTCACCATCAATCGGACCAATGGGGTGGGTAGGGGATTGACCGATATTCATCAGGTCAGGGCCTTGTTTGTGGATGATGACACGGGAGGCGATCCGGGAAGATTTCCTCTTAAGCCCCATATCCAGGTAGAGACATCACCTGGTCATCACCACTTCTATTGGCTGGTGCAGGGCCTTCCGTTACGACATTTCTCCTCCTATCAGCAACGGCTGGCCAAAGAGTACCAGGGCGATACCCGTGTACAGGTCCTGAATCAGTCGATGCAACTGCCCGGATTCTGGCGCAGAAAAAGTATCACCGAACCCCGGTTGCCGGTGGTGCTGGCAATCAGCGGGCACGACCCTTATCGATATTGTGAGCTGGGAAGTCTTATCATGACTGACTAG
- a CDS encoding tRNA(Met) cytidine acetyltransferase TmcA — MVIAGDPEWCKNRATAALRQLKLADSIWIGDANTDEIATLNNEQALAQLGQEFEILIYNAHSGFDPDAFGALSGTLRGGGLLLLLTPPLSEWHTHPDPVAERIRVAGYDTTDMTGRFLQRIANILESDPDALIITPEATPSTPVNPQASAPQIPLFNHPQCRTRDQLQAVDAIIRVVKGHRKRPLVLTSDRGRGKSSALGIAAARLIGEGYRDILVTAPRQAAVSSLFEQAINALPEAKSSPFSIDSEGLSIRFHAPDHLLSNPQRADLLLVDEAAAIPTKLLEGLLAHYPRIVFATTVHGYEGTGLGFSIRFKGHLDRHAPQWREVILTEPIRWSRDDPLEALVFRLLALDASPATDTEVADVNVQEVRVEFPTQQQLLENENDLNQLFGLLVIAHYRTTPLDLRHLLDGPNLHIALLRHRGLIVAVALLAAEGGFDEAMAERIWSGRRRPRGHLLAQSLSAHLGLPLAATLNGMRIMRITVHPAVQNRGLGRLLVDSVRDEAEKTGFDYLGTSFGATPELIGFWLRCGLQAVRIGLRTGASSSNQSVMFLQPLGPHGVEMATEARQRFARQLPALLGDSLAHLSSSLAAPLLENIEHPSTTTLDFQDWLDLLAFAFARRGYELSLHAIQVITLAALADGILTDADAKLLIKRVLQKQSWQVCASASNLSGRGATMQHIRQVVGRLVFHYADKDIRERASRMQTGNNGGAR, encoded by the coding sequence TTGGTAATCGCGGGGGATCCTGAATGGTGTAAAAACCGGGCAACGGCCGCCCTGCGGCAGTTGAAGCTTGCTGATTCCATTTGGATCGGCGATGCAAACACCGATGAGATCGCAACCCTGAACAATGAGCAGGCGCTTGCCCAGCTGGGGCAGGAGTTTGAAATTCTCATCTATAACGCCCATAGCGGATTCGATCCGGACGCTTTCGGTGCATTGAGCGGCACCCTGCGCGGTGGGGGTCTGTTGTTGCTGTTGACACCACCTCTCTCGGAGTGGCACACCCACCCGGATCCAGTCGCCGAACGAATCAGGGTCGCCGGTTACGATACGACTGATATGACAGGAAGATTCCTGCAAAGGATCGCCAATATCCTGGAAAGCGACCCGGACGCTTTAATCATTACACCGGAGGCCACACCCTCAACGCCGGTCAATCCGCAAGCGTCCGCACCTCAAATACCACTGTTTAATCATCCACAATGCCGCACCAGGGATCAGCTCCAGGCCGTGGATGCCATCATCCGAGTAGTGAAGGGTCATAGAAAACGACCCCTGGTGCTTACATCCGACCGGGGGCGAGGCAAGTCATCCGCACTGGGTATCGCCGCTGCCAGACTGATTGGGGAGGGATACCGGGATATCCTAGTGACGGCCCCCAGACAGGCTGCGGTCAGTTCGCTCTTCGAGCAGGCGATCAACGCATTACCAGAGGCTAAAAGTTCACCATTCTCTATCGATAGCGAGGGTTTATCCATCCGTTTCCATGCACCGGACCATCTCTTGTCCAATCCCCAGCGCGCAGATCTTCTGCTTGTGGATGAAGCGGCCGCTATCCCGACGAAACTCCTCGAGGGACTGCTGGCCCACTATCCCCGCATCGTCTTCGCAACTACGGTGCACGGTTATGAAGGCACAGGCCTGGGATTCAGCATCCGCTTCAAGGGCCACCTCGATCGTCATGCACCTCAGTGGCGGGAGGTCATCCTCACCGAGCCGATACGCTGGTCCCGGGACGACCCTCTCGAGGCGCTGGTCTTCAGGCTCCTCGCCCTGGATGCCTCGCCTGCGACAGACACCGAGGTTGCTGATGTGAACGTACAGGAAGTCAGAGTGGAGTTTCCAACACAGCAACAGTTGTTGGAAAATGAGAACGATCTCAATCAGCTGTTCGGTCTATTGGTCATCGCCCATTACCGAACCACGCCCCTGGATCTCAGGCATCTCCTGGACGGACCGAACTTGCACATCGCTCTGTTGCGACATCGAGGGCTGATTGTCGCTGTGGCATTACTGGCCGCCGAAGGCGGTTTCGATGAGGCGATGGCCGAACGGATCTGGTCCGGCCGACGCAGACCCCGTGGGCATCTGTTGGCTCAATCCCTCAGTGCTCATTTGGGGCTCCCTTTAGCGGCTACCCTGAACGGCATGCGTATCATGCGGATTACAGTCCATCCGGCCGTACAGAACAGGGGGCTTGGCCGACTGCTGGTAGACTCGGTTCGAGATGAGGCGGAAAAAACGGGATTCGACTACCTTGGCACCAGCTTCGGCGCCACGCCAGAATTGATCGGGTTCTGGCTGCGATGCGGTCTGCAAGCGGTGCGAATCGGTCTGCGGACCGGCGCCAGCAGCAGCAATCAATCGGTGATGTTTCTACAACCACTTGGTCCTCATGGCGTGGAGATGGCGACTGAGGCCAGACAGCGCTTCGCCAGACAGCTTCCTGCCTTGTTGGGTGACAGTCTGGCCCATCTCTCCAGCAGCCTGGCCGCACCGCTACTGGAGAACATAGAGCACCCGTCCACTACAACCCTCGATTTCCAGGATTGGCTCGACTTGCTCGCCTTCGCCTTCGCCCGGCGGGGATATGAACTCAGTCTGCATGCTATTCAAGTGATCACCCTTGCCGCCCTGGCCGATGGCATACTCACCGATGCAGACGCCAAGCTTTTGATTAAACGCGTGCTGCAAAAACAGTCCTGGCAGGTATGCGCCTCGGCATCGAACCTGAGCGGTCGTGGCGCGACAATGCAGCATATTCGTCAAGTGGTTGGCCGTTTGGTGTTTCACTACGCAGACAAGGATATCCGCGAACGCGCATCTCGTATGCAAACAGGCAATAACGGCGGTGCCCGCTAA
- the amrB gene encoding AmmeMemoRadiSam system protein B: MSMIRKPAVSDLFYPDDADNLQQMVTGYLDSAMQDGQSPKALIAPHAGYIYSGPIAASAYAGLSSAANRISRVVLIGPSHRVPFYGLATSGADYFRTPLGDIPIDRQAIQTLEALPQVTCLEAAHAQEHSLEVQLPFLQVVLHEFSLVPLVVGDASGDQVAEVLARAWGGEETLIVISSDLSHYHDYVTAQRMDKATSDAIVTLHPERLDYEDACGRIPVQGLLLEAKRLGLHGKLVDLRNSGDTAGSKDKVVGYGAYIFTGSEAA; the protein is encoded by the coding sequence ATGAGTATGATCAGAAAGCCCGCGGTATCCGATCTTTTCTATCCTGACGATGCGGATAATTTGCAGCAGATGGTAACAGGTTACCTTGATTCGGCGATGCAAGACGGGCAGTCGCCAAAAGCGCTGATTGCCCCACATGCCGGTTATATCTATTCGGGGCCGATTGCCGCCAGCGCTTATGCCGGACTCTCCAGTGCGGCGAATCGTATCAGCCGGGTAGTGCTTATCGGTCCCTCTCACCGGGTACCGTTCTACGGATTGGCAACCAGTGGGGCAGACTATTTTCGGACTCCACTGGGTGATATCCCAATCGACCGGCAGGCAATCCAAACCCTGGAGGCGTTACCGCAGGTGACTTGTCTTGAGGCGGCCCATGCCCAGGAACACTCATTGGAAGTGCAGTTGCCTTTCCTGCAGGTCGTGTTGCACGAGTTCTCCCTGGTTCCACTGGTAGTGGGCGATGCCTCGGGTGATCAGGTGGCAGAGGTGTTGGCAAGAGCCTGGGGGGGAGAGGAGACTCTGATCGTGATCAGTTCCGATCTCAGCCACTATCATGACTATGTGACCGCGCAACGTATGGACAAGGCGACCAGTGACGCCATCGTTACCCTCCATCCGGAACGTCTCGATTATGAGGACGCCTGTGGTCGCATACCGGTTCAAGGCCTGTTGTTGGAGGCAAAACGTCTGGGCCTGCATGGAAAGCTGGTTGATTTAAGAAATTCCGGTGACACCGCAGGCAGTAAGGACAAGGTGGTAGGTTACGGCGCCTATATCTTTACCGGATCCGAGGCTGCGTGA
- the tviB gene encoding Vi polysaccharide biosynthesis UDP-N-acetylglucosamine C-6 dehydrogenase TviB: MFDLGKVHIGVLGLGYVGLPLAVEFGKKYPTIGLDINDARVAELKSGQDSSLEVDPEELRKVPYLSYTSNLDDLKPCNIYIVTVPTPINEHKQPDLSPLIGASHALGKVLKKGDIAIFESTVYPGATEEVCVPIMEADSGLKFNQDFYVGYSPERINPGDKEHRLPTIKKVTSGSTPEVTDFVDELYRSIITAGTHKASSIKIAEAAKVIENTQRDVNIALINELALIFNRLGIDTLEVLEAAGSKWNFLPFRPGLVGGHCIGVDPYYLTHKAQSIGYQPEIILAGRRLNDGMGAYVVHSVVKMMMKRGIASNNSRVLVLGLTFKENCPDLRNTRVVDIVSEFEDYGAQVDVYDPWVSQVEAEEEYGLRPISEIKEGEYDAVILAVAHREFQQMGVEKIRTLCKENGVLFDVKNVLPADAVDARL; this comes from the coding sequence ATGTTTGATCTTGGGAAAGTGCACATCGGTGTGCTCGGCCTTGGTTACGTGGGACTGCCATTGGCAGTGGAATTCGGTAAAAAGTACCCGACAATCGGGCTGGATATCAACGATGCGCGGGTTGCGGAGCTCAAATCGGGGCAAGACAGCTCTCTTGAGGTCGATCCTGAAGAGCTGCGGAAGGTACCCTACCTGAGCTATACCAGCAATCTCGACGATCTAAAACCCTGCAATATCTATATCGTCACAGTTCCCACACCGATCAACGAGCATAAACAACCGGATCTTTCTCCCTTGATCGGCGCCAGTCATGCCCTGGGAAAGGTACTTAAAAAGGGCGATATCGCTATATTCGAATCCACCGTCTATCCGGGTGCGACTGAGGAGGTTTGTGTTCCCATCATGGAGGCCGACTCCGGATTGAAGTTCAATCAGGATTTTTATGTCGGCTACAGTCCCGAACGTATCAATCCAGGCGATAAGGAACACCGCCTGCCGACAATTAAAAAGGTGACCTCAGGATCCACACCCGAGGTCACTGATTTCGTGGATGAACTCTACCGCTCGATCATCACTGCCGGCACGCATAAGGCGAGCAGTATCAAGATCGCGGAGGCTGCCAAGGTCATCGAAAACACCCAACGTGATGTCAACATCGCACTGATCAATGAATTGGCATTGATTTTCAACCGCCTCGGCATCGATACCCTGGAAGTACTGGAAGCTGCCGGCAGCAAATGGAATTTCCTTCCCTTCAGACCCGGATTGGTCGGCGGTCATTGTATCGGTGTCGATCCCTATTACCTCACCCACAAGGCACAATCGATCGGTTACCAACCGGAAATCATCCTTGCAGGAAGGCGGCTCAACGACGGTATGGGCGCCTATGTAGTGCACAGTGTGGTGAAAATGATGATGAAACGGGGGATCGCATCCAACAATAGCAGGGTGCTGGTATTGGGTTTGACCTTCAAGGAAAACTGTCCTGATCTCAGAAACACGCGGGTAGTGGACATCGTGTCCGAATTCGAGGATTACGGGGCCCAGGTGGATGTCTATGATCCCTGGGTTTCCCAGGTTGAAGCAGAAGAAGAGTATGGCCTTCGTCCTATCAGCGAAATCAAAGAGGGCGAGTACGATGCCGTAATACTGGCAGTCGCGCACCGTGAATTCCAGCAGATGGGGGTGGAAAAAATCCGTACTCTCTGTAAAGAAAACGGGGTTCTCTTCGACGTCAAGAATGTCCTCCCTGCCGACGCGGTCGATGCAAGACTATGA
- a CDS encoding DUF4080 domain-containing protein, producing the protein MIALVALHAGYSHSSLALQSIAAYAKSETYYDRLRLFEVLVNSNHQPLLEALVDLQPRIVGFSTYLWNIAAAIHLSRLLKQLMPDIVVVFGGPEAGPRGKSLLAQSSSVDFIIQGEGEAAFNDLVKYVLYDEGELQRISGLIYRDKGGITSNAVELIPVDKLPAPIAEGMVDTSRPLVYWETSRGCPYKCTFCSSATERLRLFPLERIEADLQQLERLENKTIKLLDRSFHLGQQRSCQLLKRFAGTGSGLRFHLELNPDRISPQAMEIFQQAEAGKFQFEIGLQTLDEDVLNTIERHMDIAKALENIRQLVEMRRHPVHLDLIVGLPGETADQCATSLDRTFSLYPDHLQLGTLKLLPGTPLRDQAQHLGYRWDPDPPYEVLSHPQLSFSEIARFKRHAELLERLWNSGYLRAVLAGLVAGCFRGSVSHCFDQLLRVCGVGLARDNLQPDRLFDHMTAFIQPYLDQHPELEELLLWDYCQFSLVTGKTPVWIASRLRERVRLIIDDKPRRLPVLTLTESGVELIQRHHKQTLTAGRYAVWPKQYKKGKPVEIVALDA; encoded by the coding sequence ATGATTGCCCTGGTTGCATTGCACGCCGGTTATAGCCACAGTTCCCTGGCACTGCAATCTATCGCCGCCTACGCCAAATCCGAGACTTATTACGACAGGTTGCGTTTGTTTGAAGTATTGGTTAACAGCAATCACCAGCCATTGTTGGAGGCATTGGTGGATTTGCAGCCCAGAATAGTCGGCTTCTCCACCTATCTGTGGAATATCGCTGCGGCTATTCATCTGTCAAGACTGCTCAAGCAGCTCATGCCTGATATTGTTGTTGTATTTGGTGGCCCGGAGGCCGGTCCAAGGGGCAAGTCGTTGTTGGCCCAGTCGTCTAGCGTAGATTTTATCATTCAAGGTGAAGGAGAGGCGGCATTCAATGATCTGGTTAAATACGTGCTGTACGATGAAGGAGAGTTGCAGCGTATTTCCGGACTGATCTATCGGGATAAAGGCGGGATAACAAGTAATGCCGTTGAGCTGATCCCCGTTGATAAACTGCCGGCGCCGATCGCCGAAGGTATGGTGGATACAAGTCGGCCGCTTGTCTATTGGGAAACCTCCAGAGGGTGCCCCTACAAATGTACCTTCTGCAGCAGCGCCACAGAACGTTTGAGACTGTTTCCATTGGAACGGATAGAGGCCGATCTGCAGCAACTGGAGAGGCTTGAAAACAAGACCATTAAGCTCCTCGATCGCAGCTTTCATCTCGGTCAGCAGAGAAGCTGCCAACTGTTAAAACGTTTTGCCGGGACGGGATCGGGATTACGATTCCATCTTGAGCTGAATCCCGATCGAATATCGCCGCAGGCAATGGAGATCTTTCAACAAGCGGAAGCGGGAAAATTTCAGTTCGAGATAGGTTTGCAAACCCTTGACGAGGATGTTCTGAATACGATTGAGCGCCATATGGATATCGCCAAGGCGCTGGAGAATATCAGGCAGCTGGTTGAGATGAGGCGCCATCCGGTCCATCTCGATCTGATCGTGGGATTGCCGGGAGAGACGGCAGATCAGTGCGCCACATCACTTGACCGAACTTTTTCCCTCTATCCGGATCATCTGCAGCTGGGCACGCTGAAGCTCCTTCCCGGCACACCATTGAGGGATCAGGCCCAACATCTTGGATATCGATGGGATCCGGATCCACCCTATGAGGTGCTTTCACACCCGCAGCTTTCATTCAGCGAGATCGCGCGATTCAAACGCCATGCAGAGTTGCTTGAGCGTTTATGGAACAGTGGTTATCTGCGCGCTGTTCTGGCGGGGTTGGTGGCAGGTTGTTTTCGTGGTTCGGTGAGTCACTGTTTTGACCAACTGTTACGGGTGTGTGGTGTGGGTCTGGCGCGTGACAACCTTCAGCCGGATAGGTTGTTTGACCATATGACGGCATTTATCCAACCCTACCTGGATCAACATCCGGAGTTGGAGGAGTTATTGTTGTGGGACTATTGCCAATTTAGCCTGGTGACCGGTAAAACGCCTGTCTGGATCGCATCGCGGTTAAGAGAGAGAGTGCGACTTATAATCGATGATAAACCGAGGCGACTGCCTGTCCTCACCTTGACGGAGTCGGGTGTCGAGCTGATTCAGCGGCATCACAAACAGACGCTAACCGCCGGGCGATATGCGGTTTGGCCGAAACAGTATAAGAAAGGCAAGCCGGTTGAGATTGTAGCGCTTGACGCCTGA
- the hypF gene encoding carbamoyltransferase HypF: MSDVEVAEQIRVRGLVQGVGFRPTVWRLARANGLRGAVWNDSQGVEMHICGEKSQIDRFCEQLLSQPPPLAKIDSLNRHPTDQLPHQDEFIITESRSGEAQTGVVPDAATCDACLKDIADQENRRYRYPFTNCTHCGPRLTIVEGIPYDRINTSMRHFPMCDACEAEYRNPGDRRFHAQPNACPVCGPRIWLSDLSGRIIEASATGEDAIQEAQRQLAAGKIVAIKGIGGFHLACDATNDDVVARLRERKGRYHKPFALMAKNSRIVREYCRVSDEEEHLLQGAAAPIVLLSRIPAALAENVAPRQTTLGFMLPYSPLHHLLLAGMVTPLVMTSGNRVEEPQCIGNREATERLQPLADLFLLHDREITNRVDDSVVRVMDGSPRVLRRARGYAPQPMRLPDGFDQAPPLLALGGELKNTFCLTRDGEAILSQHIGDLENLISYQDYLKNLELYGKLFDHRPQRLVADLHPNYRSTQYAGQLAEELGLPLILVQHHHAHIASVLAENDWPLHGRKVLGIALDGSGYGDDGTIWGGEFMIADYRGYQRLGKFTPIPLPGGTQAILQPWRNTFSQLNHYLGWRQVVAQWGDLEPIDWLNRQSVKVLGRMIEAGVNSPTSSSCGRLFDAVAALLGICRQSISYEGQAAIELEAAASHHRNDDLAPYSLQIHEEQGSFRLDSATLWPSMLEDLHAGRDRGEIAWRFHLGLAHSLCQAAVKMARLHQLDTVVLTGGVFQNKTLFELVSNRLQQAGLRLLSQRQVPANDGGLALGQAAIGAARSLISD, translated from the coding sequence ATGTCTGATGTCGAGGTGGCCGAACAGATCCGGGTCCGCGGCCTGGTACAGGGCGTGGGCTTCCGTCCGACTGTTTGGCGCCTGGCGCGGGCAAATGGACTGCGCGGTGCAGTATGGAATGACAGCCAGGGTGTGGAGATGCATATCTGCGGTGAAAAATCGCAGATCGATCGCTTTTGCGAACAACTGCTGTCACAGCCTCCGCCCTTGGCGAAAATCGATTCCCTGAATCGGCATCCCACGGATCAGCTGCCGCATCAGGATGAATTTATTATCACCGAAAGCCGGTCGGGAGAGGCGCAGACCGGCGTTGTACCTGATGCCGCGACCTGCGATGCCTGCCTCAAGGATATCGCCGATCAGGAAAACCGGCGCTATCGTTACCCATTTACCAACTGTACTCACTGTGGTCCGCGATTGACCATTGTTGAAGGGATACCCTATGACCGGATCAACACCAGCATGCGCCATTTTCCCATGTGTGATGCCTGTGAGGCGGAGTACCGGAATCCAGGGGATCGGCGCTTTCATGCCCAACCCAATGCCTGTCCGGTATGCGGGCCCAGGATCTGGCTCAGCGACCTGTCGGGCAGGATAATCGAAGCAAGCGCCACAGGGGAGGATGCGATTCAGGAGGCGCAACGCCAGCTGGCGGCAGGTAAGATTGTGGCGATCAAGGGAATAGGCGGTTTTCATCTTGCCTGTGACGCAACCAATGATGATGTGGTGGCGCGTCTGCGTGAGCGAAAGGGTCGCTATCACAAACCCTTCGCCTTAATGGCGAAGAACAGCCGCATTGTGCGGGAGTATTGCCGTGTCAGCGATGAGGAGGAGCACCTTCTGCAGGGTGCGGCCGCACCCATTGTACTTCTTTCCCGTATCCCTGCTGCGCTGGCTGAAAACGTTGCGCCCCGGCAGACCACACTCGGATTTATGTTGCCCTATTCACCGCTGCATCACCTGCTGCTGGCCGGAATGGTGACGCCATTGGTGATGACCAGCGGCAATCGGGTCGAAGAACCTCAGTGTATCGGCAATCGTGAAGCGACGGAGCGGCTTCAGCCCCTTGCCGATCTGTTTCTCTTGCATGACAGAGAGATCACCAACCGGGTCGACGATTCCGTGGTACGAGTTATGGATGGAAGCCCAAGAGTATTGCGACGTGCTCGAGGCTATGCGCCTCAACCCATGCGTCTGCCTGATGGTTTTGATCAGGCCCCGCCGTTGCTTGCTCTGGGAGGAGAGCTGAAAAACACTTTCTGTCTGACACGGGATGGGGAGGCGATTCTCTCCCAGCATATCGGGGATCTGGAAAACCTGATCTCCTATCAGGATTATCTGAAGAATCTTGAACTCTACGGGAAACTGTTCGACCATCGTCCGCAACGGTTGGTCGCCGATCTGCACCCCAACTATCGTTCCACCCAATATGCCGGGCAGCTCGCAGAGGAGCTGGGGCTGCCGTTAATACTGGTACAGCATCATCATGCACACATCGCCAGTGTCCTGGCCGAAAACGACTGGCCACTCCACGGACGAAAGGTGCTTGGGATTGCTCTGGACGGATCGGGTTATGGTGATGATGGGACCATCTGGGGTGGGGAGTTTATGATCGCCGATTATCGCGGGTATCAACGCCTGGGTAAATTCACTCCCATTCCACTGCCGGGTGGAACTCAGGCGATCCTGCAGCCCTGGAGAAACACCTTCAGTCAATTGAATCACTATCTGGGGTGGCGGCAGGTGGTGGCCCAGTGGGGGGATTTGGAACCGATCGACTGGCTCAACCGTCAATCGGTGAAGGTGCTCGGCAGAATGATAGAAGCCGGTGTCAATTCGCCAACGAGCAGCTCCTGCGGGCGTCTGTTCGATGCCGTGGCGGCTCTGTTGGGTATCTGCCGGCAATCGATCAGCTACGAAGGCCAGGCGGCGATCGAGCTCGAAGCCGCTGCTTCACACCATCGGAATGACGATCTGGCACCCTATAGTCTGCAGATCCATGAGGAGCAGGGGAGTTTTCGCCTCGATAGTGCAACACTCTGGCCGAGTATGCTTGAGGATCTGCATGCCGGGCGGGACAGGGGTGAGATCGCATGGCGTTTTCACCTGGGTTTGGCACACAGTCTGTGTCAAGCGGCAGTTAAAATGGCGCGACTCCATCAACTGGATACCGTCGTGCTCACGGGGGGCGTTTTTCAGAACAAGACCCTGTTCGAACTCGTCTCAAATCGACTTCAGCAGGCTGGTCTCAGACTGTTGTCACAACGGCAGGTCCCCGCCAATGACGGTGGTCTGGCACTCGGACAGGCAGCAATCGGAGCTGCAAGGAGTTTGATATCAGACTAA